A single genomic interval of Thermoanaerobaculia bacterium harbors:
- the rpsG gene encoding 30S ribosomal protein S7 — MPRRREVPKREILPDPVYNSQLVTKFVNSVMKQGKKSVAERILYGALEMVSEKTQDDPMKVFKKAVENVKPALEVKSRRVGGSTYQVPVEVRPNRRTSLAIRWLIEYAAARGERTMREKLAGELLDASNLKGGAMKKKDDTLKMAEANKAFAHYRW, encoded by the coding sequence ATGCCGAGACGAAGAGAAGTCCCCAAGCGCGAAATCCTGCCCGATCCCGTCTACAACTCCCAGCTCGTGACGAAGTTCGTCAACTCCGTCATGAAGCAGGGGAAGAAGAGCGTGGCCGAGCGGATCCTGTACGGAGCGCTCGAGATGGTTTCCGAGAAGACCCAGGACGACCCGATGAAGGTCTTCAAGAAGGCGGTCGAGAACGTCAAGCCGGCGCTGGAAGTCAAGTCGCGCCGCGTCGGCGGGTCGACCTACCAGGTCCCCGTCGAGGTCCGTCCGAACCGCCGCACATCGCTCGCGATCCGCTGGCTCATCGAGTACGCCGCAGCGCGCGGCGAGCGGACGATGCGCGAGAAGCTCGCGGGCGAGCTCCTCGACGCGTCGAACCTGAAGGGCGGCGCGATGAAGAAGAAAGACGACACCCTGAAGATGGCGGAAGCCAACAAGGCCTTCGCCCACTACCGTTGGTAA
- the rpsL gene encoding 30S ribosomal protein S12, translating into MPTISQLVRRGREAVRYKTASPALNASPQKRGVCTRVYTTTPKKPNSALRKVARVRLTNGTEVTTYIPGVGHNLQEHSIVMIRGGRVKDLPGVRYHIIRGTLDAVGVANRKQSRSKYGAKRPKA; encoded by the coding sequence ATGCCGACGATTTCCCAGCTGGTCCGGCGCGGTCGCGAGGCGGTCCGCTACAAGACGGCGAGCCCCGCGCTGAACGCCTCGCCGCAGAAGCGCGGCGTCTGCACGCGCGTCTACACGACGACGCCGAAGAAGCCCAACTCCGCGCTTCGCAAGGTCGCGCGCGTGCGCCTCACCAACGGCACCGAGGTGACGACGTACATCCCGGGCGTCGGCCACAACCTGCAGGAGCACTCGATCGTGATGATCCGGGGCGGCCGCGTGAAGGACCTGCCGGGCGTGCGCTACCACATCATCCGCGGAACGCTCGACGCCGTGGGCGTCGCCAACCGCAAGCAGAGCCGCTCCAAATACGGCGCGAAGCGCCCGAAGGCTTAA